A single region of the Mycobacterium lentiflavum genome encodes:
- a CDS encoding haloacid dehalogenase type II produces the protein MKVVVKALLFDVQGTATDFHSTVCGEAQRISAGRHPDVDWPDLVRRWRAGYFATLEDTRSRQSGWVSVHSVYRTALDTLLDECGIVGFTDAEREDLTLAWQRLEPWPDVAPGLSWLKSDFTLATLSNADVSAVINISKRARLPWDAIFAAEMAGVFKPDPAIYRMAATYLGLEPAEIMMVASHKYDLRAAAELGFRTAFIARPLEFGADGDPDVEYSDEFDINAPDFLDLADQLGVWWPS, from the coding sequence ATGAAGGTTGTGGTTAAGGCGTTGTTGTTCGACGTGCAGGGCACCGCGACGGACTTCCATTCGACGGTCTGCGGCGAGGCGCAACGGATCAGCGCGGGACGTCACCCGGACGTCGATTGGCCCGACCTGGTCCGGCGTTGGCGGGCAGGCTACTTCGCCACGCTCGAGGACACGCGCAGCCGCCAGAGTGGATGGGTGTCGGTGCACTCGGTATACCGCACCGCGCTCGATACCCTGCTGGACGAGTGCGGCATCGTCGGCTTCACCGATGCCGAGCGCGAGGATCTCACCCTGGCCTGGCAACGACTCGAGCCCTGGCCGGATGTCGCACCCGGGCTCTCCTGGTTGAAGAGCGACTTCACCTTGGCGACGCTGTCGAACGCCGACGTGTCCGCGGTCATCAATATCTCCAAGCGCGCGCGATTGCCCTGGGACGCGATCTTCGCCGCCGAGATGGCCGGCGTTTTCAAGCCGGACCCGGCGATCTATCGGATGGCCGCGACCTACCTGGGCCTGGAACCCGCCGAGATCATGATGGTGGCCAGCCACAAATACGACCTCCGCGCCGCGGCCGAACTCGGCTTTCGCACGGCGTTCATCGCGCGTCCGCTGGAATTCGGCGCCGACGGCGATCCCGATGTGGAGTATTCGGACGAGTTCGACATCAACGCGCCGGACTTCCTCGACCTCGCCGATCAGCTGGGCGTCTGGTGGCCGTCTTAA
- a CDS encoding YidH family protein, whose translation MANERTFLAWQRTALGLLAAAVALVQLVPEMTVPGARRLLGLGLVVLAILTSGMGLLRWQQADHAMRRGEPLPRHPSPAYLAVGLSLVGLVALGLVVLKVVSG comes from the coding sequence ATGGCCAACGAACGCACCTTCCTGGCCTGGCAGCGCACCGCACTGGGTCTACTCGCGGCCGCCGTCGCACTGGTGCAGCTCGTTCCAGAGATGACGGTGCCCGGTGCCCGCCGGCTGCTCGGCCTGGGCCTCGTGGTGCTGGCGATCCTCACCAGCGGGATGGGGCTGCTGCGCTGGCAGCAAGCGGATCACGCGATGCGCCGCGGCGAGCCCCTGCCCCGGCATCCCTCGCCGGCCTACCTCGCGGTGGGTCTCAGCCTGGTCGGCCTTGTCGCACTCGGGTTGGTCGTTCTGAAGGTCGTCTCGGGTTGA
- a CDS encoding DUF202 domain-containing protein — translation MTAAHGNPVRGLQAERTTLAWSRTSFAFLANGVLLAIKEIHGARGWVPLIPAGVALLAATCTYLIAFRRQAILQRRPLPAHISPRRPVYIIGIATLLLIVMATAAQLV, via the coding sequence TTGACGGCGGCGCACGGAAATCCCGTCCGCGGGCTCCAGGCCGAACGCACGACGCTCGCCTGGTCCCGGACATCGTTCGCGTTCCTGGCCAACGGCGTGCTGCTGGCCATCAAGGAAATCCACGGCGCACGGGGCTGGGTGCCATTGATCCCGGCGGGTGTGGCTCTGCTTGCCGCGACGTGTACCTACCTGATCGCCTTCCGGCGACAGGCGATATTGCAGCGCCGACCGCTTCCGGCCCACATCAGCCCTCGTCGCCCCGTCTACATCATCGGGATCGCCACGTTGCTGCTCATCGTCATGGCCACGGCAGCGCAGCTGGTGTAG
- a CDS encoding Rv3717 family N-acetylmuramoyl-L-alanine amidase, producing MKSVSRRDALKLAGVTPALLGLTTLVAPRASAGLAGSSVFLDAGHNAVNDASINEQVPNGRGGTKACQTSGAATNGGYPEHAFNWAVVGLINDSLRQMGVNTALSRDNDSSVGPCVDQRAAQANAMHPNAIVSIHADGGPASGSGFHVNYSAPPLNDVQAGPAVQLAHTMRDALVQAGFHPSTYIGADGLYGRADLAGLNLAQYPAVLVELGNMKNPEEAALMESADGRAKYAAAVTQGIVAFLNGR from the coding sequence GTGAAATCTGTTTCCAGACGCGACGCCCTGAAACTTGCCGGTGTGACCCCAGCACTGCTCGGTCTGACAACGCTTGTTGCCCCGCGCGCTTCCGCCGGGCTCGCCGGCTCATCCGTCTTCCTCGACGCGGGCCACAACGCCGTGAATGACGCCTCGATAAACGAGCAAGTCCCGAATGGCCGGGGCGGCACCAAAGCCTGCCAAACGTCGGGCGCCGCGACCAACGGCGGCTATCCGGAGCATGCGTTCAATTGGGCCGTCGTCGGCCTGATCAATGACTCGCTGCGGCAAATGGGCGTCAATACCGCGCTGTCTCGCGACAACGACAGCTCCGTCGGCCCCTGCGTGGACCAGCGCGCCGCGCAGGCGAATGCGATGCATCCCAATGCGATCGTGAGCATTCACGCCGACGGCGGTCCGGCGTCCGGCAGCGGATTTCACGTCAACTACTCGGCCCCACCGCTCAACGACGTCCAGGCGGGCCCGGCCGTGCAACTGGCACATACGATGCGAGATGCCCTGGTGCAAGCGGGGTTTCATCCCTCCACCTACATCGGGGCGGATGGCCTCTACGGGCGCGCCGACCTGGCCGGCCTGAACCTGGCCCAGTACCCGGCGGTGCTCGTCGAACTCGGCAACATGAAGAATCCGGAGGAAGCGGCGCTGATGGAAAGCGCGGACGGGCGGGCGAAATACGCCGCCGCCGTCACGCAGGGGATCGTTGCGTTTCTGAACGGCCGGTGA
- a CDS encoding cutinase family protein, translating into MGIYFGMIAGHITRIVKPTALAAVGLGTSFLVSPTPSALAEPCPDAQVVFARGTGEPEGIGPTGQAFVDNLRGREAGKSVDVYAVNYPASNEWQTGLDGIRDAGAHVVSMANSCPKTKMVLSGFSQGAAVMGFVTSASVPDGVDPATVPKPLAPEIADHVAAVVLFGTPNVRAMNFLGQPPLVIGPSYVGKTLKVCATDDPVCSDGMNFAAHDTYADGGAYIDKGAAFAASRLDEAAGGPTVVAHAPTGTGFGN; encoded by the coding sequence ATGGGAATTTATTTCGGCATGATCGCCGGTCACATCACTCGAATCGTCAAACCAACGGCACTAGCAGCCGTGGGACTTGGTACCAGTTTCCTTGTCTCCCCTACTCCGTCGGCTTTGGCCGAGCCGTGTCCGGACGCCCAAGTGGTGTTCGCGCGTGGCACCGGCGAGCCGGAAGGTATCGGCCCGACCGGGCAGGCCTTCGTCGATAACTTGCGCGGGCGCGAAGCCGGAAAGTCCGTCGACGTCTACGCCGTCAACTACCCCGCCAGCAATGAGTGGCAGACTGGGCTCGACGGCATCCGAGACGCCGGCGCGCACGTCGTGTCGATGGCGAACAGCTGCCCCAAGACCAAGATGGTGCTCAGCGGCTTTTCCCAGGGCGCGGCCGTGATGGGCTTCGTCACCTCGGCGTCGGTTCCCGATGGCGTCGATCCCGCGACCGTGCCAAAGCCACTGGCGCCCGAAATCGCCGACCACGTCGCCGCGGTGGTGCTCTTCGGCACGCCCAACGTGCGGGCCATGAACTTCCTGGGCCAACCGCCGCTGGTCATCGGACCGAGCTACGTGGGCAAGACCCTCAAGGTCTGCGCCACCGACGACCCGGTGTGTTCGGACGGCATGAACTTCGCCGCCCACGACACCTACGCAGACGGCGGAGCGTACATCGACAAGGGGGCGGCGTTCGCCGCGAGCCGACTCGACGAGGCCGCCGGCGGACCGACCGTCGTTGCGCACGCGCCCACCGGCACCGGATTCGGCAACTGA